The Drosophila nasuta strain 15112-1781.00 chromosome 2R, ASM2355853v1, whole genome shotgun sequence genome segment TATCCACGAATTTATCGTAGTCTTCGTgggattttttgattttattatagttCGGCACACCGCCGTTTGTATTGCCCCCGGGGCCACCGCCAGCTCCACTGGCTCCCGCTGCATTCTGCATCTGTTGATCCATATTGCTGTCGGCAAGACGCGCCgaggcagcggcagccacGGCTGCCACCGCCGCTGAGGAGGCCATGAAATTGTCGACATTGCCCGCATTAGGCGGCGGTTGGGAGTGGTCCATAAAGTGGCGATGCATGCCATACTCCGTTCTGTAAACAAATCCGAGAATTAAAAAAGGATCGTGGAAGAAAACGCACTTCCAACTCACTTGTAGAACCCCTCcgcgttgttgctgttaaacTCTTGTTGAGACATTGGATTTTTCCAAACTGGTGACTCGGATGTGGAAGGTAAACTGCTCGCATTCGAGGAGCTCGTCATGCGTTTATCTCTGAAAggatataaatttattatttacatttttatttgatatattcatTTGCTACTACTCACTTGTAACCTGTGTGTGCGGCCAAGCTCTTAAACACATCATCCACTTGACTGTAGAATTTCCACGTGCTGATTATGCCCGTTGTCTCGAATGTCTTTTGCTCCTGGCGATAACGCTGTGTCAGATTATTCACCTTAAAGTGTACTTCCAGAGCGGTAACGGGAACGCCAAGGCCCGTCAACTGCAATAAACACAATcattaatcaattaatatataaacCATTTAAATTCACTAAAATCATTTACTcattaatatcaaatattcatttattctatttcattACTCACTAATCTATCATTCAGCAAAGAATTGTTTTGCTTAcagtatttcaataaatatgttcACATAtgtgaaaaatttaaaaatgacccaaaaaaaaaaacatttttattcattcaaaataaaacttttcattGAACGAAAGTAGACTAATTCTTAATTATTACCATTTATTTCTTTAGAATAATATTTCTAGCTCCaatttctctttcgctctatATATCATTACTTATTCCATAACTTCGACCCCTGATGTTTAATCTTTACAGAAGTAACTTGGGATTTTTAAAGATAGTTCTAGTTCTGAATAGATACTCACTTGCTTTGCCATAGCCACATAAAGGTGTCCATTTCGTTTAATTGTGCGCAATTCATAGGCGCAGACTTTCCATAGTTTAATTAGCTCTAATACTCCACTATCCTCCCATTGTCGGCgctttttgttgaatttttcatACTAACAACAAATTGGGGGATTCACAATTAATTTGGGGAATTCAAGAAAGAACTTATTATCTTTTTTGCATACTTACAGGCATTTCACATGGGTCTCATTCGCGACAAACGGTTGCCCAACAAAATTCGGCTGCCAATTGGAGTTGGACATGGAGCAAGCTAATTAGTATGGGAACATTATTGCACCTGGGCACCCGCacctgtaatttatttattttcaattaatttatctgATTTTTTAACTTATAGtctacatatttgtattttttatcgATATAGTTAACTATTGTCAACTTccatttttcgatttttatttacagcttaaatttaatttagtaaaaaatttaaaaataactttctcctcaaattattgttaaatcatcacaaaattattcatattaaCTGATTGCAGGGTATTTGCCCGTCGAGCAAACTCGCGTTTTGCGCTAACATATGTTTACTTTGACAGAGGCCAAACAACAGTAGAATTCGCAAGGTTTACAGATTGTATGCagaaaaaactatttaatcgATAAAAGCACTTAAAGGGAATTGCAAACAGCACCTGTTtgattaataatgaaattaatatgcgCTTTAATTATCTAgtaacacacatacacatactacAGCGCTTGTGTATAATTTTTGCCGGgcgacaaatacaaatgcaataaaGCGGCTTAGATTTACGCACACGTAAACAACATAATAGAGAGTGCGATATGcatgtgtatttatattatcatTAAGCTGCAAATACACCGGCAAGCataaacactcacacacacgtacacagaGGAGAGAGAACGACATACGCTAGTAAACA includes the following:
- the LOC132784028 gene encoding uncharacterized protein LOC132784028, which encodes MPYEKFNKKRRQWEDSGVLELIKLWKVCAYELRTIKRNGHLYVAMAKQLTGLGVPVTALEVHFKVNNLTQRYRQEQKTFETTGIISTWKFYSQVDDVFKSLAAHTGYKDKRMTSSSNASSLPSTSESPVWKNPMSQQEFNSNNAEGFYKTEYGMHRHFMDHSQPPPNAGNVDNFMASSAAVAAVAAAASARLADSNMDQQMQNAAGASGAGGGPGGNTNGGVPNYNKIKKSHEDYDKFVDIVKNIVDTHKSTPDKVDTFSDFIKSYMKRWPERLQDEAINHMTNYVIVKNMEHSMGGGGPGGGGLHNPEGVNNRQ